A single Phragmites australis chromosome 4, lpPhrAust1.1, whole genome shotgun sequence DNA region contains:
- the LOC133916429 gene encoding AT-hook motif nuclear-localized protein 20-like, with the protein MGILDGNSLQGHHHGYSHHHIGAGAGPVSSINNDEDDASPPPAAGAGGGARRPRGRPPGSKNKPKPPIVVTRESPNAMRSHVLEIASGADIVDAIAGFSRRRQRGVSVLSGSGAVTNVTLRQPAGAGAAAVALRGRFEILSMSGAFLPAPAPPGATGLAVYLAGVQGQVVGGSVMGELVASGPVMVIAATFGNATYERLPLDQDAEEGAVLSGSSEGATAQLEQQQHQQSNGGAVVPPSMYAVPQTPPHDIFGQWGHAAVARPPPTSF; encoded by the coding sequence ATGGGGATCCTCGACGGCAACTCGCTGCAGGGCCACCACCACGGCTACTCCCACCACCACATCGGCGCGGGAGCGGGCCCAGTCAGCAGCATCAACAACGACGAGGACgacgcgtcgccgccgccggctgcggGGGCGGGGGGCGGCGCGCGCCGGCCGCGCGGGAGGCCCCCAGGGTCCAAGAACAAGCCGAAGCCGCCCATCGTGGTGACGCGGGAGAGCCCCAATGCGATGCGCTCCCACGTGCTGGAGATCGCCAGCGGCGCCGACATCGTCGACGCCATCGCGGGCTtctcccgccgccgccagcgcggCGTCTCCGTCCTCAGCGGGAGCGGCGCCGTCACCAACGTCACGCTGCGGCAGCccgcgggggccggggccgcCGCTGTCGCGCTGAGGGGGCGGTTCGAGATACTATCCATGTCCGGCGCCTTCCTacccgcgccggcgccgccggggGCCACGGGGCTCGCCGTGTACCTCGCCGGCGTGCAGGGGCAGGTGGTTGGCGGGAGCGTCATGGGGGAGCTGGTCGCGTCGGGCCCCGTCATGGTGATCGCCGCCACGTTCGGCAACGCCACGTACGAGAGGCTGCCGCTGGACCAGGACGCCGAGGAGGGCGCCGTGCTGTCCGGGTCGTCCGAGGGTGCCACCGCGCAgctggagcagcagcagcatcagcaGAGCAACGGAGGCGCCGTTGTGCCGCCGTCGATGTACGCTGTCCCGCAGACTCCGCCGCACGACATATTCGGGCAGTGGGGACACGCGGCTGTGGCGCGACCACCGCCGACGTCGTTCTAA
- the LOC133916428 gene encoding uncharacterized protein LOC133916428, with amino-acid sequence MSGGFFRGTSADQDTRFSNKQAKLLKTQKFAPELDHLVDMTKVKMDVMKPWIATRATELLGFEDEVLINFIYGLLEEKEVDGKKIQIQLTGFMEKNTLKFMKELWSLLLSAQQNASGVPQQFLDAKEAEIQQRKAEDDIIVQEIQKKREKDGRDSELEKHKMMDGDAGNSRFYCDSFGSALNNTNANAEGENELDFKRNSRTKSREGHRSRSISLSPHGRQRSISPRRRSRSPYRRSRSIDRHHRSSRRSTSSRRSVSPRRHSPRSTPVSRRRSPYSRRGSPSLSGYPSPSSRRRSPHIRRKSPSSRSWWSPSPHHRRSPAHAPRRSPSPAHRRSPIRHRCSPPRRRSPSPARHRPRSPSPARRGPRFPSPRGRRPRSPSPARRGPRFPSPRGRRPRSPSPRGHRPRSPSPGRHRPWSRSPVRRRSLSPKRRRRSPSSPKTRSANRCPSPQRRRSISPYSSRSPNRSRRSLSRDIEKGTNGAPSNKDRAVLKRNQERRSDDDDRDGARMGGHLSSDSEQYRLTKSFRSPNNAERNSTHDSSFKSSGKHFPSQDSTDTGGDEEEDSRVRENARKENSACKKTKDFSADLQLKKVHVDNSSHGEKSPFILQKSGKGDQKKNPDRLSESSKHELAGRRMKCQTDSPDDSHGKQQSPIRIEKDNSYLKDKRNSEHVVRGSSDDSDDAIGAKKYFSRVNEDSQSEDGSPVKKPKKRTDGNSHIYSGSSGSEEPQKHRSHSEKRRHKKAHKHKKHHDGSSESGSEPDDKEARRRKEEKRLRKEERRQRREEWHRKRAERHASKQKAKHIDTVTPPSDFEKDRGSDSDADVGKRGSHAGREESDQKKLEIELREKALESLRAKKAISH; translated from the exons ATGTCGGGCGGCTTCTTCCGG GGGACGTCCGCCGACCAAGACACGCGCTTCTCCAACAAGCAGGCCAAGTTGCTCAAGACTCAGAAGTTCGCGCCCGAGCTTGATCACCTA GTTGACATGACGAAGGTCAAGATGGATGTGATGAAGCCCTGGATCGCCACGCGGGCCACTGAGCTGCTCGGGTTCGAGGACGAGGTGCTCATCAACTTCATCTACGGCCTCCTCGAAGAGAAG GAGGTGGATGGGAAGAAGATTCAGATCCAGCTGACAGGATTCATGGAGAAGAACACATTGAAGTTCATGAAGGAGCTCTGGAGCCTCCTCCTGAGCGCACAGCAGAATGCCAGTGGGGTGCCTCAACAGTTTCTAGATGCAAAGGAGGCTGAGATACAGCAGAGAAAG GCGGAGGATGATATAATTGTGCAGGAGATCCAAAAGAAGCGGGAGAAAGATGGAAGGGACTCAGAACTGGAGAAACACAAGATGATG GATGGGGATGCTGGTAACTCAAGATTCTATTGTGATTCATTTGGCTCTGCTTTAAATAATACCAATGCCAATGCTGAGGGtgaaaatgaattggacttTAAGCGCAACTCAAGAACAAAGAGCCG GGAAGGTCACAGATCCAGAAGCATATCTTTGTCACCCCATGGTAGGCAAAGATCTATTTCTCCCAGAAGGCGTTCTCGATCTCCTTACAGGCGTTCCCGCTCTATTGATAGGCACCATAGATCATCACGGCGTTCAACTTCATCTAGACGTTCTGTTTCTCCCCGAAGGCATTCTCCAAGAAGTACTCCAGTTTCTAGAAGGAGGTCACCTTATTCCAGGAGAGGGTCACCTTCATTGTCAGGATATCCATCCCCATCTTCTCGTCGGCGATCTCCTCACATTCGCAGAAAATCGCCATCGTCTAGGTCGTGGTGGTCACCTTCTCCCCACCATCGTCGTTCTCCAGCTCATGCACCAAGGAGATCACCATCTCCTGCACATCGAAGATCCCCTATTCGACACAGATGTTCACCACCTAGACGCCGATCTCCATCTCCAGCAAGGCATAGGCCAAGATCCCCATCTCCAGCAAGACGCGGGCCAAGATTCCCATCTCCAAGAGGCCGCAGGCCAAGATCCCCATCTCCAGCAAGACGCGGGCCAAGATTCCCATCTCCAAGAGGCCGCAGGCCAAGATCCCCATCTCCAAGAGGCCACAGGCCACGGTCCCCATCTCCTGGAAGACACAGACCATGGTCTCGGTCTCCAGTAAGACGTCGGTCCCTGTCACCAAAACGCCGGAGGAGATCCCCAAGTTCACCGAAAACTCGTTCTGCAAATCGATGTCCGTCTCCACAGCGAAGGAG GAGTATCAGTCCATACAGTAGCAGGAGTCCTAATCGTTCTCGCAGGAGTTTGAGTAGAGACATCGAGAAAGGAACGAATGGCGCCCCCTCCAATAAAGACAGAGCTGTGCTTAAAAG GAACCAAGAAAGAAGATCAGATGATGATGACAGGGATGGTGCAAGGATGGGTGGCCATCTTTCCTCAGATTCTGAGCAATATAGGTTGACAAAATCCTTTAGGTCTCCTAACAATGCAGAAAGGAACTCCACTCATGATAG CTCTTTCAAGAGCTCTGGGAAACATTTTCCTAGTCAGGACAGCACAGATACAGGTggagatgaggaggaagacagtCGTGTTAG AGAGAATGCACGGAAAGAAAATTCAGCATGTAAGAAAACTAAGGATTTCTCGGCTGATCTGCAACTTAAGAAAGTCCATGTTGATAACTCAAGCCATGGAGAAAAATCTCCATTCATATTGCAAAAGAG TGGCAAGGGCGATCAGAAGAAAAACCCTGACCGACTATCAGAATCGTCAAAACATGAGCTTGCTGGTAGAAGAATGAAGTGTCAAACTGATTCTCCTGATGATTCTCATGGGAAACAGCAGTCCCCTATTAGAATTGAAAAGGATAACTCTTATTTGAAGGACAAGAGGAACAGTGAGCATGTCGTGAGGGGTTCGAGTGATGATTCTGATGATGCTATTGGGgcaaagaaatatttttctagaGTCAACGAGGATTCCCAATCAGAAGATGGAAGTCCTGTTAAAAAGCCCAAGAAAAGAACAGATGGTAATAGTCACATTTATTCTGGTAGTTCAGGCTCTGAAGAACCTCAGAAACATAGATCCCACTCTGAGAAGCGAAGGCATAAGAAGGCTCATAAGCACAAGAAACATCATGATGGTAGTTCTGAGTCTGGTTCCGAGCCAGATGACAAAGAGGCAaggaggaggaaagaagaaaagaggctAAGAAAAGAGGAAAGGCGCCAAAGACGTGAAGAATGGCACCGCAAAAGGGCAGAACGCCATGCCAGCAAACAAAAAGCGAAGCACATTGATACTGTTACACCACCTTCAGATTTTGAGAAGGATCGGGGTTCTGATTCAGACGCTGATGTTGGGAAAAGAGGTTCACATGCTGGCAGAGAAGAGTCTGATCAGAAGAAACTTGAAATTGAGCTTCGTGAGAAGGCCCTTGAATCTCTTAGAGCAAAGAAAGCCATCAGCCACTAG